One window of Phalacrocorax carbo chromosome 1, bPhaCar2.1, whole genome shotgun sequence genomic DNA carries:
- the RIBC2 gene encoding RIB43A-like with coiled-coils protein 2 yields MSWLGLQRDRREAAALEWRRQRELQRQSRIFNARVRTIGVDKDALDTQVKDRKIQEAAEKARNEELANEMKQNDKIMCMLEEQQKNDIRNINKAISEFQKNFQKPETRREFDLSDPQALKKDRPARLSDSDPRCTVSGLQKFMGEDLNYDQRMKFQKEQLREWSLQQQRDWKNALADQKFADDLYDKNRIALDQKAVEQQRKEEENRRAVCAATKDFNRSQAAELADRKKLEKRQKMKDDMDEISSLLQGDLLSENPEQAVSSFGRHRVITDRWKGMSQDQLMAIRYSQQQQVLEKLRLKEEERRRDAEWDRQTIQAARAQLVLERHQQRQNRERRRALDSINAELSQEQKSKNVYLKEEAYSNFPTGQYYAQFNTTSR; encoded by the exons ATGagctggctggggctgcagcgggACCGGCGGGAGGCTGCCGCCCTGGAgtggcggcggcagcgggagctgcagcGGCAGAGCCGCATCTTCAACGCGCGAGTCCGGACCATAGGG gTTGATAAAGATGCATTGGATACCCAGGTCAAGGATAGGAAAATtcaagaagcagctgaaaaggCACGAAATGAAGAGCTTG CTaatgaaatgaagcaaaatgaCAAGATCATGTGTATGTTagaagaacaacagaaaaatgatATCAGAAACATAAATAAGGCTATCAGtgaatttcagaagaattttcaGAAGCCAGAAACAAGACGTGAATTTGACCTGTCTGATCCACAAGCCCTAAAGAAGGATAGACCTGCTCGACTTTCAGACAGTGATCCTCGATGTACTGTATCTGGCTTGCAGAAGTTTATGGGTGAAGACTTAAACTATGATCAGAGGATGAAATTTCAAAAGGAGCAGTTAAGAGAGTGGTCTCTTCAGCAACAGAGAGACTGGAAAAATGCATTAGCTGATCAAAAATTTGCAG ATGATCTTTATGACAAGAATAGGATTGCACTTGACCAAAAGGCTGTGGAGCAACAAcgaaaagaagaagaaaacaggcgTGCTGTTTGTGCAGCTACTAAAGATTTCAATAGAAGCCAG GCTGCTGAACTGGCTGACAGAAAGAAGTTGGAAAAGCGtcaaaaaatgaaagatgacATGGATGAAATTTCCAGCCTCCTTCAAGGAGACTTACTTTCTGAAAACCCTGAACAAGCAGTCAGTTCCTTTGGTAGACATCGTGTGATCACAGATCGATGGAAGGGAATGAGTCAGGATCAGCTCATGGCAATCCGGTACTCTCAACAGCAACAAGTTCTGGAGAAACTG AGACTAAAAGAGGAAGAACGCCGAAGAGATGCTGAATGGGACAGGCAAACTATACAGGCTGCAAGAGCGCAGCTGGTTTTAGAGCGGCATCAACAACGACAGAATCGGGAACGCCGCCGAGCTTTAGATAGCATAAATGCAGAGCTATCTCAGGAGCAGAAATCAAA gAATGTTTATCTTAAAGAAGAAGCATATTCAAATTTTCCAACAGGCCAGTATTATGCACAGTTTAACACAACCAGCCGATGA